The following are encoded together in the Conger conger chromosome 11, fConCon1.1, whole genome shotgun sequence genome:
- the anxa1a gene encoding annexin A1a, translated as MSLISQFLQQVVYLGPAESAVFQGTVNANPNFSASGDVGVLDKAIKAKGVDETTIIDVLVKRSNAQRQQIKAAYQQASGKPLDAALKTALKGQLETVVLALLKTPAQYDAEQLKLAMKGLGTDEATLIEIMASRTNQEIRDIKKAYKEEYKKDLEDDIKSDTGGDFRNALLALCKANRMEDGVLNEPQADEDARALYEAGEKRKGTDLSVFINILTSRSGPQLCKTFERYTKYSKVDVGKAIDLEMKGDIESLLTAVVKCAGNKAAYFAEILNLSMKGSGTRAKILTRVMVSRSEVDLQRIKEEYQKKYGKSLYQDILDDTKGDYEKILLAICGNGN; from the exons ATGTCTCTCATAAGCCAGTTCCTTCAGCAGGTCGTCTACTTGGGGCCTGCTGAATCT GCTGTGTTTCAGGGGACTGTGAATGCCAACCCAAATTTCAGTGCCAGCGGTGATGTGGGCGTTCTGGACAAAGCCATCAAGGCTAAAG GGGTGGACGAGACCACCATCATCGACGTTCTGGTGAAGCGGAGCAATGCCCAGAGGCAGCAGATCAAGGCTGCCTATCAGCAGGCAAGCGGCAAG CCGCTGGATGCCGCGTTGAAGACGGCCCTGAAGGGGCAGCTGGAGACGGTGGTCCTGGCCCTTCTGAAGACCCCCGCCCAGTACGACGCTGAGCAGCTCAAACTGGCCATGAAG GGTCTGGGAACTGATGAGGCAACACTGATTGAGATCATGGCCTCCAGGACCAATCAGGAGATCAGAGACATAAAGAAGGCCTAcaaggaag AATACAAAAAAGATCTGGAAGACGATATCAAGTCTGACACCGGTGGAGACTTCAGAAATGCTCTGCTCGCCTtgtgcaag GCCAACAGGATGGAAGACGGCGTCCTGAACGAGCCGCAGGCCGACGAGGACGCAAGA GCTCTGTACGAGgccggggagaagaggaaagggaCCGATCTGTCCGTCTTCATCAACATCCTCACCTCCAGGAGCGGCCCACAACTCTGCAAAA CATTTGAGAGGTACACAAAGTACAGCAAGGTGGACGTCGGGAAAGCCATTGACCTGGAGATGAAGGGGGACATTGAGAGCTTACTCACTGCTGTTG TGAAGTGTGCTGGGAACAAGGCAGCATACTTTGCTGAAATACTCAACCTGTCAATGAAG GGGTCTGGCACCAGGGCCAAAATTCTGACCCGGGTCATGGTGAGCCGCTCGGAGGTGGACTTGCAGAGGATAAAGGAGGAGTACCAGAAGAAGTATGGAAAAAGCCTATACCAGGACATTCTG GATGACACCAAGGGGGATTACGAGAAGATCCTGCTGGCCATCTGCGGAAACGGAAATTGA
- the LOC133140013 gene encoding alpha-1-antitrypsin-like: MGALLHLCVALAVLLCTVQCDRHTGRTPHPRPHSDGHGHGHAHAHGHRHSHSHGKEHHHHDHQTNGSLKIYQENLDFAFRLYKHISAQPDSQSKNVFFSPLSVSVALAALSVGARGKTHQQLFEGLGFNSTEITTEEVNQAFQHIHHNLNEKTDVDLSLGNALFIGQDFKPRPEFLESMKRYYESDGFSTDFSKPEEAKEQINKYVNEKTKGKISDLVQKVDPLTVMYLINYIYFKGKWEIPFDPKATKEHDFHVDDKTTVSVPMMYEEDYFHVYHDEDISTHVLQLHYNESVSMMLVLPEKGLQGLEEVVCKNHLQKWIRSVGKKKYQVYVPKLSLKTSYQLKEILSEMGITDIFGDTADLTGISEGGKLAVSKVMHKATLDVDEAGATAAAATGIEIMMTLALFPAPTPVLKFDRPFMVFLLNRETRSIMFMGKIVNPAK; encoded by the exons ATGGGGGCCCTCCTGCACTTGTGTGTTGCTCTGGCTGTGCTTTTGTGCACTGTGCAATGCGACCGGCACACAGGTCGCACACCCCATCCCCGGCCCCATTCCGACGGTCACGGTCATGGTCATGCTCATGCTCACGGTCATAGGCACTCCCATTCTCATGGGAAAGAGCATCATCACCATGATCACCAAACCAATGGAAGCCTGAAGATATACCAGGAGAACCTGGACTTTGCTTTCCGTCTGTACAAGCACATCTCCGCCCAGCCCGATTCTCAGTCCAAGAACGTCTTCTTCTCCCCGCTGAGCGTGTCCGTGGCCCTGGCTGCTCTGTCCGTGGGGGCCAGAGGGAAGACGCACCAGCAGCTCTTTGAAGGTCTGGGCTTCAACAGCACAGAAatcaccacagaggaagtgaacCAGGCCTTCCAACACATCCATCACAACCTCAACGAGAAAACAGACGTAGACCTGTCACTCGGGAACGCACTCTTCATTGGACAAGACTTCAAGCCACGTCCTGAGTTCCTGGAGAGCATGAAACGCTATTACGAGTCAGATGGTTTCAGCACCGACTTCAGCAAGCCTGAAGAGGCCAAGGAACAGATCAATAAGTATGTTAATGAAAAGACCAAGGGTAAAATATCAGATCTGGTTCAGAAGGTGGATCCGCTGACAGTCATGTATCTCATCAACTACATATACTTCAAAG GTAAATGGGAGATTCCATTTGATCCCAAAGCAACCAAGGAACACGACTTTCATGTTGATGATAAAACAACTGTTTCTGTTCCGATGATGTATGAAGAGGACTATTTTCATGTTTATCATGATGAAGACATCTCCACTCACGTTCTCCAGCTGCATTATAATGAGTCTGTCTCAATGATGCTGGTCCTTCCAGAGAAAGGATTGCAGGGTCTGGAGGAAGTggtctgcaaaaaccatttgcagaaatggatCAGATCAGTGGGGAAGAA GAAGTACCAAGTGTATGTTCCAAAACTGTCCCTTAAGACCTCATATCAACTCAAAGAAATCCTTTCTGAAATGGGAATCACTGACATATTTGGGGATACTGCAGACCTCACTGGAATATCAGAGGGAGGGAAATTGGCTGTATCTAAG GTTATGCACAAGGCTACCTTGGACGTGGACGAGGCTGGAGCAACAGCAGCCGCAGCCACAGGAATCGAAATCATGATGACTTTAGCACTATTCCCCGCACCCACCCCCGTCTTGAAATTTGACCGTCCTTTCATGGTTTTTTTGCTCAATCGTGAAACCAGAAGTATCATGTTCATGGGAAAAATTGTGAAcccagcaaaataa
- the LOC133141319 gene encoding alpha-1-antitrypsin-like protein CM55-SI isoform X2 — translation MRVLLSLCAVLVLLWSTVQCRPRHDHNHHGNDHSHHDNDHSHHGNNDVSISANGSLKIYQENLDFAFRLYKHISAQPDSQSKNVFFSPLSVSVALAALSVGARGKTHQQLFEGLGFNSTEITTEEVSQAFQHIHHNLNEKTDVDLSLGNALFIGQDFKPRPEFLESMKRYYESEGFSTDFSKPEEAKEQINKYVNEKTKGKISELVQDVDPLTVMYLINYIYFKGKWEIPFDPKATKEHDFHVDDKTTVSVPMMYEEDYFHVYHDEDISTHVLQLHYNESVSMMLVLPEKGLQGLEEVVCKNHLQKWIRSVGKKKYQVYVPKLSLKTSYQLKEILSEMGITDIFGDTADLTGISEGGKLAVSKVMQKATLDVDEAGATAAAATGIEIMFKV, via the exons ATGAGGGTGCTCCTGAGTTTGTGTGCTGTGCTGGTGCTGCTTTGGTCCACTGTCCAGTGTCGCCCTAGGCATGATCACAATCACCATGGCAATGATCACAGTCACCATGACAATGATCACAGTCACCATGGCAATAACGACGTCAGCATTTCTGCCAATGGAAGCCTGAAGATATACCAGGAGAACCTGGACTTTGCTTTCCGTCTGTACAAGCACATCTCCGCCCAGCCCGATTCTCAGTCCAAGAATGTCTTCTTCTCCCCGCTGAGCGTGTCCGTGGCCCTGGCTGCTCTGTCCGTGGGGGCCAGAGGGAAGACGCACCAGCAGCTCTTTGAAGGTCTGGGCTTCAACAGCACAGAAatcaccacagaggaagtgagCCAGGCCTTCCAACACATCCATCACAACCTCAACGAGAAAACAGACGTAGACCTGTCACTCGGGAACGCACTCTTCATTGGACAAGACTTCAAGCCACGTCCTGAGTTCCTGGAGAGCATGAAACGCTATTACGAGTCAGAGGGTTTCAGCACCGACTTCAGCAAGCCTGAAGAGGCCAAGGAACAGATCAATAAGTATGTTAATGAAAAGACCAAGGGTAAAATATCAGAGCTGGTTCAGGATGTGGATCCGCTGACAGTCATGTATCTCATCAACTACATATACTTCAAAG GTAAATGGGAGATTCCATTTGATCCCAAAGCAACCAAGGAACACGACTTTCATGTTGATGATAAAACAACTGTTTCTGTTCCGATGATGTATGAAGAGGACTATTTTCATGTTTATCATGATGAAGACATCTCCACTCACGTTCTCCAGCTGCATTATAATGAGTCTGTCTCAATGATGCTGGTCCTTCCAGAGAAAGGATTGCAGGGTCTGGAGGAAGTggtctgcaaaaaccatttgcagaaatggatCAGATCAGTGGGGAAGAA GAAGTACCAAGTGTATGTTCCAAAACTGTCCCTTAAGACCTCATATCAACTCAAAGAAATCCTTTCTGAAATGGGAATCACTGACATATTTGGGGATACTGCAGACCTCACTGGAATATCAGAGGGAGGGAAATTGGCTGTATCTAAG GTTATGCAGAAGGCTACCTTGGACGTGGACGAGGCTGGAGCAACAGCAGCCGCAGCCACAGGAATCGAAATAATG TTCAAAGTCTGA
- the LOC133141319 gene encoding alpha-1-antitrypsin-like isoform X1, with translation MRVLLSLCAVLVLLWSTVQCRPRHDHNHHGNDHSHHDNDHSHHGNNDVSISANGSLKIYQENLDFAFRLYKHISAQPDSQSKNVFFSPLSVSVALAALSVGARGKTHQQLFEGLGFNSTEITTEEVSQAFQHIHHNLNEKTDVDLSLGNALFIGQDFKPRPEFLESMKRYYESEGFSTDFSKPEEAKEQINKYVNEKTKGKISELVQDVDPLTVMYLINYIYFKGKWEIPFDPKATKEHDFHVDDKTTVSVPMMYEEDYFHVYHDEDISTHVLQLHYNESVSMMLVLPEKGLQGLEEVVCKNHLQKWIRSVGKKKYQVYVPKLSLKTSYQLKEILSEMGITDIFGDTADLTGISEGGKLAVSKVMQKATLDVDEAGATAAAATGIEIMVTSARFPAPTPVLKFDRPFMVFVLNRETRSIMFMGKIVNPAK, from the exons ATGAGGGTGCTCCTGAGTTTGTGTGCTGTGCTGGTGCTGCTTTGGTCCACTGTCCAGTGTCGCCCTAGGCATGATCACAATCACCATGGCAATGATCACAGTCACCATGACAATGATCACAGTCACCATGGCAATAACGACGTCAGCATTTCTGCCAATGGAAGCCTGAAGATATACCAGGAGAACCTGGACTTTGCTTTCCGTCTGTACAAGCACATCTCCGCCCAGCCCGATTCTCAGTCCAAGAATGTCTTCTTCTCCCCGCTGAGCGTGTCCGTGGCCCTGGCTGCTCTGTCCGTGGGGGCCAGAGGGAAGACGCACCAGCAGCTCTTTGAAGGTCTGGGCTTCAACAGCACAGAAatcaccacagaggaagtgagCCAGGCCTTCCAACACATCCATCACAACCTCAACGAGAAAACAGACGTAGACCTGTCACTCGGGAACGCACTCTTCATTGGACAAGACTTCAAGCCACGTCCTGAGTTCCTGGAGAGCATGAAACGCTATTACGAGTCAGAGGGTTTCAGCACCGACTTCAGCAAGCCTGAAGAGGCCAAGGAACAGATCAATAAGTATGTTAATGAAAAGACCAAGGGTAAAATATCAGAGCTGGTTCAGGATGTGGATCCGCTGACAGTCATGTATCTCATCAACTACATATACTTCAAAG GTAAATGGGAGATTCCATTTGATCCCAAAGCAACCAAGGAACACGACTTTCATGTTGATGATAAAACAACTGTTTCTGTTCCGATGATGTATGAAGAGGACTATTTTCATGTTTATCATGATGAAGACATCTCCACTCACGTTCTCCAGCTGCATTATAATGAGTCTGTCTCAATGATGCTGGTCCTTCCAGAGAAAGGATTGCAGGGTCTGGAGGAAGTggtctgcaaaaaccatttgcagaaatggatCAGATCAGTGGGGAAGAA GAAGTACCAAGTGTATGTTCCAAAACTGTCCCTTAAGACCTCATATCAACTCAAAGAAATCCTTTCTGAAATGGGAATCACTGACATATTTGGGGATACTGCAGACCTCACTGGAATATCAGAGGGAGGGAAATTGGCTGTATCTAAG GTTATGCAGAAGGCTACCTTGGACGTGGACGAGGCTGGAGCAACAGCAGCCGCAGCCACAGGAATCGAAATAATGGTGACTTCAGCGCGATTCCCCGCACCCACCCCCGTCTTGAAATTTGACCGTCCTTTCATGGTTTTTGTGCTCAATCGTGAAACCAGAAGTATCATGTTCATGGGAAAAATTGTGAAcccagcaaaataa